The sequence GCCAAGGCCAGGCAGAATGAAACCATTCTCGTCGAGGCCTTCGTCGACCGCAGCGGTCCAGATCGGCACGTCCGGATGCAGTCCGCGCAGCCGCTCCAGGCCTTCCGGCGCGGCAATCAGGCAGGCGAGGCGGATGTCCCTGGCGCCGCGTTCCTTCAACCGGTCCACGGCGGCGACGGCGGTGTTGGCGGTGGCGACGACAGGCGTCACAACGATGGCGAGGCGCTCGCCGAGATCGGACGGCGATTTGAAGAAGTACTCGACTGCGGCAAAGCTGTGCGGCTCGCGGTAGAGGCCGATATGGGCGACGCGCGCGGTCGGCACCAGGTCCATCATGCCGTCGACGAAGGTGGTGCCGGCGCGCAGCATCGGCACGAACACCAGCTTCTTGCCGGCGATTTTGGCCGAATGCATCGTTGCGAGCGGCGTCTCGATCACGGTGTCCGTGAGCGGCAGGTCGCGCGTCACCTCATAGCAGAGCAGCATGCCGATCTCCTTGATCAGCTCGCGAAACGATTTGGTCGAGATGGACTTGTCCCGCACCAGCGTCAGCTTGTGCTGCACCAGCGGATGATCGACGATGGTGACGCCTTCCATGATCGGATGCTCCTGAAATGATCAATGCGCAATGCGCTAGAAAACCGTGCCGTCGCTGATCACCTTGAGCGGCGGCGAGCCGTCGGGACGGCGCGCAAACGCAATGGCGCGGCCCGCGGCCCAGGTGCCGCCTTCGAGGATGCTGGCGAGCGGCAAGGTCTCAGGCGTGCGGCCGAGCTTGGCGCGAACAAGTTCGCCAACACGGTCCAGCAGCGCGACAGTCAGCGCGCGCCATTCGACGACGAGCAGCGAATCGACCGCATGTGCGCGTTCGGCATCCGCGGCATCGCGCAGGCGCAGCACCTCGTGATCGACGAACAGGCCGCCATTGCGGTACTCGGCAAGCCCGGTCAGGCCGTCGATGTCCGTCACCTCAAATCCGGCGCGCTGCAGCGGCTCGATCAGCGAATAGCTCAGCCATTGCGACAGCTTGTGCAGCGGAACGAGGCCGGCGGTCGCATCGTCGGCCTCGATCGCGGGATGCCGCCAGCAATCGCCGAGCGGAATTCCTGCAAGCTCGAGCCGCGACGGCCAGATCGGCCCGAGCTGGTTCAGCACGGCCGACAGGATGGCGGGCGCCGCGATAGCGCCGCCATTTGCCTGCGCCGCGATGTGGTCGAACAGGCCGCCCGGCCGCGGCGTGTCCTGCATGCCGAAAATATCCGCGCGCTGCGCAACCAGCTTGCCCAGACGTCGCAGCAGATCGGTACGTCCTTCGAGCCCGAGCAGCCGATTGGTATCGTTGACCTGAAACGCCGAGGTGAGGGAGGCGAGCGGCAGTTTTGCAAGCACATTCGCATCCGCCCTGAACGGCGCATGTGCGTCGCCCGAGAACAGACCGCTGGCGAACATGTCGAGGCTTGCGATCGCGAGCCCCTCCGACCGGCCGATGGCCTCACCCGTCAGGGCGTCACGATAGCGCCACGCAGCGCCCGCGCCGGCGTCGAGCAGCACGCTGACAATGGCAAGGTCGAACTCCGCGCGCGCCCGCGCCGCGCGGTCGGGCCACGGTGTCGCGTCCGCGAGCCGCGCCCAGCGGTCGACGCCGCCAAGCACGAAGTGGCGCCAGCGCGCATGGAATGGAATCTCCAGTGTCGGATAGGCTTTTCGCGTCACCGCGAGCACCGCCTCCGCAACGCCGTCCATCCGGTCGAGATCGATCGTGAAGTGGCTCAAGCCGCCGGCAAGGCCGATCTCGAGCATCTGCCCGGCCCGTGCGCGCACCGCCTGTGCGGTGAGCAGCGAGCGAGCGTGCAAGTCCAAAGCGTCCGCCATCACCGATCAGTATTTTTCCAGCGAACGCCCGACCACGCCGTCGACGTCCTTCTCCGGCGCGATGTCGGTCGAGTAATAGCCGGCGGCCTTCTTGGCGGCGATCTCGACATAGGCGTCGGCCGGGATCAGCTCCGGCGGGATCGGCACGCGCTCGACGATGTCGATGCCCTGCGAGGTCAGCGCGTCGTACTTCATGTCGCTCATCGACAGGAAGCGGTCGATGCGCTTCAGGCCGAGCCAGTGGATCGTATCCGGCATCAGCTGCTGGAAGCGGGCGTCCTGGACGCCGGCGACGCATTCGGTGCGCTCGAAATAGGCGGCGGCCGCATCGCCGTCCTCCTGGCGCTTGCGCGCATTGTAGACCAGGAATTTGGTGACCTCGCCGAGCGCGCGGCCTTCCTTGCGGTTGTAGACGACGAGCCCGAGCCCGCCCTCCTGCGCACCGCGCGCGGATTCCTCGATACCGTGGATCAGATAGGGACGGCAGGTGCAGATGTCGGAGCCGAACACGTCGGAGCCGTTGCACTCGTCATGGACGCGGCAGGTGATCTTGGTGCGATGGTCCGGCAGCTTTGTCACATCGCCGAACATGTAGACGGTGGTGCCGCCGATCGGCGGCAGGAACACCTTCAGGTCCGGGCGCGTCACCAGCTCCGGGAACATGCCCGCGGTCTGCTCGAACAGCGTGCGGCGCAGCTCGGTCTCGTTGGTGGCAAAGCGCTCCGCAAGGCCCGGCAGGTACCAGACCGGATCGATCGCGATCTTCACCACGGAGACGCTGCCATTGGCGTGCACGACCTCACCGTCGGCGCGCAGCCGCTTTTGCGCCAGCGCCTCCCGGATCTCCGGCAAATCGAGCCGGGCCCGCGTCACCGCGATGCTCGGGCGGATATCGACGCCCTCGGCGATGTCCTTGCCGAAATTCTCGGCGACGAGATGCCCCCATGGATCGAGCGCGACGATCTTTGCGGGATCGCGCCATTGCTCGAACGGGCCGATGGTCGCGGCCGGAAAGGTGTTGGTGAGATCGGGCCGGCGGATCGGATCGAGCGCGCCGGCGGAGACTGCGAGCGCGCGGTACATCGCATAGGAGCCGCCGTGGCTGCCGATCACGTTGCGGTCCCCGGCGCGCGACACCGTGCCGATGATCGGCCCTCGCGCCCGCGCATCCGCGGCGCCCCAATGGATCGGGTAGGCGGCTTTCTTGCCCGGCTCCGGATGGGAGGTGAGGCGGATATGCTCGGTACGGTTCGCGCGGCTCATGGCCAAACTCCCAAAAAGCCAACGGCCCGCCGCTCGGACGGGCCTGGCTCGGTCGCGTCGGCGGTCGAGGACCAGCGACGCAAGCTCAATCCAACATATTGTAGCGGCCAGCCACGACAGACAAGTTAATCGTGCGCGGCAGGCAGCCACCGTTCGCGTGCCCGCCTCGATCGGCGAACGACACCGGAACGCGTCTTATATCTATGTAATCGTTCGATTTTTTGAAGGGGCGGCGTCCACGCCGTCGAAACAGGTGGCTGGATAAAACCTGCGTATTCGGACATATCGGGCGGATCGCCCTGGAGAACGCCATGCCCGCCGCCAGCTATATCGACCCCCGCAATGGAAAGCTTTACCCGCTCGACCAGCCGCGCTGGTGCTCGGACGAGCGCACGCCGCTGCTGGTGACGCCGGGCGCAGGCATATCGCGGGAGGACATCGACAGCCGCGCGCGGTCGCTCTGGCGCTATCGGGCGGCGCTGCCGGTCGAGATCGCAAAGCCGATCACGCTCGGCGAAGGCTGCACGCCGCTGGTCCAGCAGGATTGGGGCGATCTGCGCCCGTTGTTCAAGCTCGAATGGTTCAATCCGACCGGCAGCTTCAAGGACCGCGGCTCGGCGGTGATGCTGTCGTTCCTGCGGCAGATCGGCATTGACGCCATTCTGGAGGACTCGTCCGGCAATGGCGGCTCGTCGATGGCGGGGCTGGGTGCTGCCGGCGGCATACGCGTGAAGATTCTCGCGCCCGCCTCGACGTCGCCGGCCAAGATCGCGCAGGTGCGCGCTTACGGCGCGACCGTGCAGCTCGTCGAAGGCCCGCGCGAGGAATCGGAGGCCGAGGCTATCAGGCAGTCGAGCCAGACGTTTTACGCCAGCCACAACTGGCAGCCGTTCTTCCTCGAAGGCACCAAGTCGCTCGCCTATGAGATCTGGGAAGACCTCGGCTTCCGCGCGCCTGACAACGTCATCGTTCCCGTCGGCGCGGGCAGCAGCCTGCTCGGCTGCGCCTTCGGTTTCCGCGAGCTCTTGAAGGCCGGCCAGATATCGAAGCTGCCGCGGCTGTTCGCGGCGCAGCCGCTCAACTGCTCGCCGATCGACGCGAGCTTTCAGGCCGGCGTCGACACGCCTGTTACGCGCGAGGTGAAGAAGACCATCGCGGAAGGCACCGCGATCAAGAATCCGCTGCGCCTGCGCGAGATCATCGCCGCCTTGCGCGAGAGCGGCGGCGGCACCATTGCGCTCACCGAAGACGAGATCGTCGCTGCCCTCCGCCGCCTCGCGCGTCAGGGTCTGTTCGCCGAGCCGACCAGCGCCAGCGCAGCCGCGGCGCTGGAGAAACTCGTCGCCGCCGGGGCCATCAAGGCGAGCGAGACCACGGTTGCGGTCCTTACCGGCACCGGCCTCAAGGCCGCAACCACGGTGGCCGATCTCGTGGAGTAGAGCGCAGCGGGCGCTTACCCTCCCCTGGAGGGGGAGGGTCGGCTCGCTGTCCAGACCGGATAGATAGGTAACAGAGTAGACCGGATGGATGGGTGACAGTTCTCTGTCGGCTGGGAGGATCAGCCGATGCCTTGGCGGGAGAGCTGTACAATGGACGAACGAGTTCGCTTCATCTCGGATCAGCGAACCGGCTTGTGGACGATGACGGAGCTTTGCGAGCGCTACGAGATTAGCCGCAAGACCGGTTATAAGTGGCTGGAGCGCTACCGGTTGGAAGGACCTGCCGGGCTGGCGGATCGCTCCCATGCCGCGCGGGTTCATGGACGGGCGACACCACAGCACATCGTGGATGCGATTGTGGGGCTGCGGCTTGAGCGGCCGAGCTGGGGACCGCGCAAGATCGTCAGCAAACTTGAGGCTCGCCAAGGGGACGTCGATTGGCCGTCGGCCTCGACGGCGGGCGGGATTCTCAAACGGGCGGGACTGGTGAGCAACCGTCGGACCCGGCGGCGTGCGCCGCCGCGCATGGGGCAACTGACGGTGCCTCAGCATGCCAACCATGTATGGGCGCTCGATCACAAGGGCTGGATCCGCCTGGGCGACGGATCTCGCGTTGAACCGTTCACGGTGACCGATGGCTTCAGCCGCTATTTGATTAGCCTGGCGGCGACGGGCAGCACGCAACATGCCGAGTGCCAACCGCTGCTGGAGCGGGCGTTTCGCGAGTACGGCTTGCCGCAGATCATCCGCTCCGACAACGGCTCGCCGTTCGCCTCGACCGGAACCACGGGCCTGACGGCACTGTCGGTATGGTGGATCAAGCTTGGCATCCGCCATGAACGGATTGATCCCGGCCATCCACAGCAGAACGGCCGCCACGAGCGTTTTCACCTCACGCTTCTGGAGGCCATGCAGCCGCCGCCGCCGACCCAGGCCGCGCAGGCTCGTCGCTTCGCGGCATTCGTGCGCGACTACAACGAAGAACGACCGCACGAGTCACTTGGCCAGCGCCCACCTGCCAGCGTCTATCAGCCTTCGTCTCGTGCGATGCCGAGGCGGCTTCCGGAGCCGGATTATCCAGCCGAAGCCGCGGTGCGCCAGGTCCGCTCCAACGGCGAGATCAAGTGGCGCGGCGAACTCATTCACATCTCCAGCGCTCTCATTGGTGAGGCCGTTGCCGTCGAGGAGGCCGCCGATGGGCAATGGCAAGTGCGCTTCTTCCACATACCGATCGGCATCATCGACCAGAAAACACGCAGGCTGCGGCGCTGCGCTAGCGCAGCGCCGCAGCCGACCAAACCATGAACGATTGTTACCTATCCATCCGGTCTGTTTTGTTACCCATCCATCCGCTGGACATCGCGATCGAGCGAGGCGAGATTGCGAGACGGGGTGGGGTGACAGTCCCTCCACCGATGCGGTGCCCGAGCGGAGAGATCACCCCACCCCGCTCGCGCTACACGCGATCGACCACGGGCGAGCTACGCTCGTCCCGGACCCCTCCAGGGGAGGGTAAGAGCCCCCTCACTCCTTCAGATCATTCACCTGCTTCACCCAGGCCCGGACGTCCGCGAGCACTTGCGGCAGCACGGCCTTGACCTCCGGCACGGTCATGCCGGCCTTGATGCGGGGATCGTAGAGCAGATTGAGGATGTACTGGTCGTAGACATCGAAATATCCCATCGAGACGTTGTCGTTGAACATGGTCCAGGGCACGCTCGTGGTGTCGTTGATCGGCCCGAGCGATTGCAGCAGCTCCTCATAGGCGCAGTCGAGGAAGGTGAAATCGCCGTTGTCGACGGTGAGGATGACGTCGGAATGCTCGATCTCGAAATTGTCGTTCTTGCGGAAGCCGGACAGGCATTGCGGATCGAGCGAGGCGCGAATCTCGCGCGCCTTCTCGGCGCCGTAGAAGCTGGTGAGAGTCCGGAAGAAATCGCGGTCGCGCACGAGCTTCACCCGCACATTCGCCGCCTCGCTGGTGCCGGTCATGGCGATGTCGAGATGCTGCACGCGTGCGCCGATGTCGGCGACGACTTTGGCGAGCTGCGTCTTGCGGTCGGCGCGGTCGCTCTCGGCGTAGACCCGCACCGGCCCATCGAACTTGCGGATGCGGTCGACGCGGCCGGCGAGGTGGTATTCGGCGCCGAACGCCGTCTTCAGGAAACCCTCGACGATCTCGCCGTCGGTGAAGCTCTTCTTCTCGCTGCGCTGGCGCGCGGCGATCGCCGGCAGTTCGCCGGCGGCCGCGATGGGGGCGATGTCAGCAACATAGGTGAGCACTGCGAGCGCCAGCAGGGCGAGGCGGAAGGCAGCCGAGGGCTGGTTGAATGCGCTCATCGTCGCGCAACGCTGCCGTATTCGCCTCGCGCGCACAAGTCCGCAAATTCACGCGTTGGGCGGGTTCCCGTAGTACGTCGCGCTCCGCTCAACCTCTCCCGCTTGCGAGAGCTTTGCTTAATTGGATGTGCGGAGGTAGTTCCCGCTGCCGGGCTTTTTTTGCGCAGCGTCTGACGGCGCACGGCATGGAACGGTTGCGTTTTGGTGGCGACGGATGGCTTCGGGCGACGACGGTCATGCTGCAGCTCCCACAGCAGACAGCACCGCCCATCGTTTGAGATTCATGGCGAGGCAGATCAGGCGCAGATGGGTCTGGTTGCGCGCCAGGCCCAGATAGCGGGCGCGCGCCCAGCGGTAGCCGCCCTTGAGGCGGGCGAAGACCTGCTCGACCGGCGCGCGCCGCTTTCCCACAGCGTCGTTGAAGCGCTTCTGCCGCTCGGTCAGCGGATGATGCTTGTTGGGGCGGAACATCAGCCGCGGCTTGATGCCTCGCGCACGAAGGCCGCTGCGGCGCTCGTGCTTGTCATAGGCCTGGTCGGCATACACCGCCTTCTCATCACCGCAGATCAACTCGTCGGCGGGCACCGTGTCGTTGACCGCAGCATCGGTCAGCTTGCTGCGGCGGATGATCGCCGAGCCCTGGTCGATGCCCACATGTGCCTTGTAGCCGAAGTATCGTTTGCCGCCCTTCTTGGTCCAGCGCGCGTCAGGATCGCGCTTGCTGTTGACCAGTTTGCTCGGCGCCAGACCGTCCGGGCCGGGCGGTTGCGGATCCTCTGGCGGCTTCGGCGGCTTCACCGCCGCCGGGATCAGGCTCGCGTCGATCAACGTGCCCCGGCGCAGCACCAGCCCGCGCGCGTCGATCTGATGCAGGATCTCGGCGAACAGCTTCTCGTCCAGACCGGCCTGCTGCAAAGTCTCACGGAAGCGCCAGATCGTCGTATGGTCGGGTGTCTCGTCGCTCAGCACAAAGCCGCAGAAATCGCGGAACGAGGCGCGGTCATCGAGTGCTTCTTCGAGTTCCGGATCGGACAGCCCATACCATTGCTGCAGCAGCAGCGCCTTGAACATGACCAGCCGCGGATAGGGCGGCGAGCCACGCTCCGGCTCCGGAAGGCCGCGCAGCACGCGCTCCACAGCCGCCCAGTCGACCAGCTCGGAAATCCGCCTCAGCACCGGGCTTCCTTTTCCTCGCCGCGATACCAGCGCATCCGCGAAGCCCGGTTGCCCAACCTGTCGATATGCCATTCCGAGCCCCCTCCGAACTTCGGCCCTAGAGAATCGCAGATTCGCCCTTTATGCAAAGCTCTCGCTTGCGGGAGAGGTTGCCGTGGCCGGGCGATGCGAAGCATCGTCCCGCGCGGCGGGTGAGGGTTCTTTCCTCTGGGGGATTGTCCCGTTGCGGAGATACCCTCTCCCCGACCTCCCCCGCACGCGCGGGGGGAGGGAGCGCACCATCGGTGTGGCCCTAGTTGTTCAGCACCACCACGGGGGTGCCGACCGAGACGCGGCTGTAGAGGTCGGTGACGTCGTCATTGGTCATGCGGAAGCAGCCGGAGGAGACCGCCTGGCCGATCGTCTCCGGCTCGTTCGAGCCGTGGATGCGGTACAGCGTCGATCCCAGATACATCGCGCGGGCGCCGAGCGGGTTTTCGATGCCGCCCTTCATGTGGCGCGGCAGGTCGGGCCGGCGGGCCAGCATCTGCGAGGGCGGCGTCCAGTCCGGCCATTCCTTCTTGGCGGTGATCCTGTGCACTCCGCCCCAGCGGAAGCCGTCGCGGCCGACGCCGATGCCGTAGCGCAGCGCCTGGCCGTTCTGGAGCACCAGATAGAGCCGCCGCTCGGCCGTGTTCACCACGATCGTGCCGGGGGCGTAATTGCCGTTATAGATGACGGTGGTGCGGGGAATCGGGCTGGAGCCGCCCTGGAAGAAGTTCGGCCCGCCCCCCATGACGTCGCGCGAATCGAAAAATTCGGCGCGTGCGCTGCCCGCCAGGACCGAGAGCAGTGCGATGGCGGCAATCGGCGCGGCAAAAAACCGGATCATTGTCTCCCCCAGCAAAAATCGATTCAACGAAGGCCAGAGGCCATATTTGCGGGCTTTTCGCAAGCCACGGCCCCGTGAGGGCGCCATGCTTAACGATTGGCGTTACCAAATCGGCAACCGCGCCAATTTGCCGGAAAGCGGTTAGAGCGTTTTCAAGCGAAGTGGATGCCGGTTCGCATAAAGAAAACGCGTCAAAACAAGAATCTGATGCCCCGTTCCGATCCCATCGGAACGGGGCATTAGCCAAGCGAGCGCGTCGTCATGCGGGGCAGGGCCGCGATGCCGGCTATTGCTTTGACGGGACGCGCGAACA comes from Bradyrhizobium diazoefficiens and encodes:
- the upp gene encoding uracil phosphoribosyltransferase — its product is MEGVTIVDHPLVQHKLTLVRDKSISTKSFRELIKEIGMLLCYEVTRDLPLTDTVIETPLATMHSAKIAGKKLVFVPMLRAGTTFVDGMMDLVPTARVAHIGLYREPHSFAAVEYFFKSPSDLGERLAIVVTPVVATANTAVAAVDRLKERGARDIRLACLIAAPEGLERLRGLHPDVPIWTAAVDEGLDENGFILPGLGDAGDRAYGTR
- a CDS encoding URC4/urg3 family protein — its product is MADALDLHARSLLTAQAVRARAGQMLEIGLAGGLSHFTIDLDRMDGVAEAVLAVTRKAYPTLEIPFHARWRHFVLGGVDRWARLADATPWPDRAARARAEFDLAIVSVLLDAGAGAAWRYRDALTGEAIGRSEGLAIASLDMFASGLFSGDAHAPFRADANVLAKLPLASLTSAFQVNDTNRLLGLEGRTDLLRRLGKLVAQRADIFGMQDTPRPGGLFDHIAAQANGGAIAAPAILSAVLNQLGPIWPSRLELAGIPLGDCWRHPAIEADDATAGLVPLHKLSQWLSYSLIEPLQRAGFEVTDIDGLTGLAEYRNGGLFVDHEVLRLRDAADAERAHAVDSLLVVEWRALTVALLDRVGELVRAKLGRTPETLPLASILEGGTWAAGRAIAFARRPDGSPPLKVISDGTVF
- a CDS encoding GTP cyclohydrolase II; amino-acid sequence: MSRANRTEHIRLTSHPEPGKKAAYPIHWGAADARARGPIIGTVSRAGDRNVIGSHGGSYAMYRALAVSAGALDPIRRPDLTNTFPAATIGPFEQWRDPAKIVALDPWGHLVAENFGKDIAEGVDIRPSIAVTRARLDLPEIREALAQKRLRADGEVVHANGSVSVVKIAIDPVWYLPGLAERFATNETELRRTLFEQTAGMFPELVTRPDLKVFLPPIGGTTVYMFGDVTKLPDHRTKITCRVHDECNGSDVFGSDICTCRPYLIHGIEESARGAQEGGLGLVVYNRKEGRALGEVTKFLVYNARKRQEDGDAAAAYFERTECVAGVQDARFQQLMPDTIHWLGLKRIDRFLSMSDMKYDALTSQGIDIVERVPIPPELIPADAYVEIAAKKAAGYYSTDIAPEKDVDGVVGRSLEKY
- a CDS encoding threonine synthase is translated as MPAASYIDPRNGKLYPLDQPRWCSDERTPLLVTPGAGISREDIDSRARSLWRYRAALPVEIAKPITLGEGCTPLVQQDWGDLRPLFKLEWFNPTGSFKDRGSAVMLSFLRQIGIDAILEDSSGNGGSSMAGLGAAGGIRVKILAPASTSPAKIAQVRAYGATVQLVEGPREESEAEAIRQSSQTFYASHNWQPFFLEGTKSLAYEIWEDLGFRAPDNVIVPVGAGSSLLGCAFGFRELLKAGQISKLPRLFAAQPLNCSPIDASFQAGVDTPVTREVKKTIAEGTAIKNPLRLREIIAALRESGGGTIALTEDEIVAALRRLARQGLFAEPTSASAAAALEKLVAAGAIKASETTVAVLTGTGLKAATTVADLVE
- a CDS encoding IS481 family transposase, which encodes MDERVRFISDQRTGLWTMTELCERYEISRKTGYKWLERYRLEGPAGLADRSHAARVHGRATPQHIVDAIVGLRLERPSWGPRKIVSKLEARQGDVDWPSASTAGGILKRAGLVSNRRTRRRAPPRMGQLTVPQHANHVWALDHKGWIRLGDGSRVEPFTVTDGFSRYLISLAATGSTQHAECQPLLERAFREYGLPQIIRSDNGSPFASTGTTGLTALSVWWIKLGIRHERIDPGHPQQNGRHERFHLTLLEAMQPPPPTQAAQARRFAAFVRDYNEERPHESLGQRPPASVYQPSSRAMPRRLPEPDYPAEAAVRQVRSNGEIKWRGELIHISSALIGEAVAVEEAADGQWQVRFFHIPIGIIDQKTRRLRRCASAAPQPTKP
- a CDS encoding DUF2927 domain-containing protein, whose protein sequence is MSAFNQPSAAFRLALLALAVLTYVADIAPIAAAGELPAIAARQRSEKKSFTDGEIVEGFLKTAFGAEYHLAGRVDRIRKFDGPVRVYAESDRADRKTQLAKVVADIGARVQHLDIAMTGTSEAANVRVKLVRDRDFFRTLTSFYGAEKAREIRASLDPQCLSGFRKNDNFEIEHSDVILTVDNGDFTFLDCAYEELLQSLGPINDTTSVPWTMFNDNVSMGYFDVYDQYILNLLYDPRIKAGMTVPEVKAVLPQVLADVRAWVKQVNDLKE
- a CDS encoding IS5 family transposase, whose protein sequence is MAYRQVGQPGFADALVSRRGKGSPVLRRISELVDWAAVERVLRGLPEPERGSPPYPRLVMFKALLLQQWYGLSDPELEEALDDRASFRDFCGFVLSDETPDHTTIWRFRETLQQAGLDEKLFAEILHQIDARGLVLRRGTLIDASLIPAAVKPPKPPEDPQPPGPDGLAPSKLVNSKRDPDARWTKKGGKRYFGYKAHVGIDQGSAIIRRSKLTDAAVNDTVPADELICGDEKAVYADQAYDKHERRSGLRARGIKPRLMFRPNKHHPLTERQKRFNDAVGKRRAPVEQVFARLKGGYRWARARYLGLARNQTHLRLICLAMNLKRWAVLSAVGAAA
- a CDS encoding L,D-transpeptidase is translated as MIRFFAAPIAAIALLSVLAGSARAEFFDSRDVMGGGPNFFQGGSSPIPRTTVIYNGNYAPGTIVVNTAERRLYLVLQNGQALRYGIGVGRDGFRWGGVHRITAKKEWPDWTPPSQMLARRPDLPRHMKGGIENPLGARAMYLGSTLYRIHGSNEPETIGQAVSSGCFRMTNDDVTDLYSRVSVGTPVVVLNN